CCATCCCATGCCGAACTGGGTCGTGAAACGAGTCCGCGCCAATGATACTCGGCTGGCAGCAGCCCGGAAAAGTCGGTCAGTGCGGGGGTTTTTTTATTGCGGGAGTAGCTCAGCTGGTAGAGCACTACCTTGCCAAGGTAGATGTCGCGAGTTCGAATCTCGTCTCCCGCTCCAGAATTCAGGACCCCCCCTCACACGAGGGGGGCTTTTGTTGTGCCCACGCCACGGATAAAGCAGCCGCCCCCAGGCTTGAACTGGGGGCGGCTGCTTTCGTGTCATTTCAACGCTTGAAAAGCTTGCGCATCGCGCTCCAGGGCGACCCTGCCTTGTCCTCAGGGACAGCTTCGGCCCGCGGCTCCGGCTGGGCAGCCACAGTGGGCAGCCGCTCAGCACGCCCGGACAGGTCCTGCCCGATGTCCGGGGTGTCCTTCTCCATCTCGACATCGTCCCAGTCCAGAATGGGTTTGCTGTTGTGGCGTCCGAGGCCGGTCGAGGTCATACGTCCATGATGCGGAGGGCTTTGGATCAGAACTCTTACAACGCCCCCACCCGAACAGGGGTGGGGGCGAGCGTGGTGCCGAGAGCGGGACTTGAACCCGCACGGGTTGCCCCGGCCGATTTTAAGTCGGATGCGTCTACCGTTCCGCCATCCCGGCCCTACCCGAGCTGGGCGCGGCCAGTATAGGACACGCCGCCCCGCCCGTGGGCGCAAAAAAACCCCGCCTTGGGGCGGGGCAGGTGGTGGAGGTGGGCGGAGTCGAACCGCCGTCCAAGAGTCCGTTCAGCGTGCGTCTACGTGTGTATCCCTCTGTTTGATTGTCGGGCCGCCGCTCACCAGAGGGCGGGTTCTCGTCGGCCGTATCTCCACTTCGTTTCGCCTACCGCTATGGAGCCTCGCGTCGGCTAGCCTTCTTTTATTGCAGTTCGCGCCGCGCCAAAGGCCGGGCTAGACGGTCACTGTCTCACTTAAGCAGCGAGAGCGTAGTTCTGTTCGCCAGTTAATGGCTTTGCCGTTTGTTAACGAGGCCAACGGCACCTCGACACGCAGCAGCGCCTGCAGTTCCCCTGTCGAAACCGGGTCACCCCCAGAAGCGCACTGGATTTCTCCAGTCCGACCACTCTACCAAATGCGCGCTGACGGCACATTGACCAATTCCACTATGTTCCGCGCGGGGCCTTGCGGCGGCGCCGTGGCGGGGGCGGCAAATCGCCGGGCTCCTTCACCGGCGTCCAGCCGTTGCGGAGCATGCGGTCGACGATCACGCGGCCGGAGCTGGGCGCGGCCACCTCGTCCACCTGAGGGTTCGACGGCACCGGGGGCGGCGGCGGGCTGAGCGGACGTTCCCCCACGCGGGGCGGAGCGGCCAGACCGGGGGCCGGAGCGGCGCCCGCGACGGGTGGGCCGCCCGCGGGCCGGGGTGCAGCGACGGGATCTCCAGCGGCAGAGACTGTTGGGTTCAGGGCGGCGTTCGGAGTGTAGTCGCGGCCGTTCACCGCCTGCTGGTTCAGGATGCGCAGCAGCACGGACGTCATGGTGGGCTTGTCGTCGTCGAAGGCGCCGTGCGCGCGGGCATCCGTCAGGGCGTCCGCCTGGGTGGCGCTGCCGCGCGACACGCACACCACCCCCAGATCCTGGAAGGTGTCCGCCAGGGTCTGTCCGCCCGGCAGCAGGGGCCGCGTGTGGTACTTCGCCATGCCGAGCAGCGGCGTCTCGGTGCCCGGCGTTTCCAGCGCGCGGGCCACGAGGTACAGCAGGGACTTGTGGTACGGCGTGATGCCCGCGTACGAGCACGTGTCGTCCAGCTCGTCCTGCTCGGTCAGGGTAAACAGGGCAAAGCGCTCCACGTCTGCGGCCGGCCCGCCCAGATGTGGCAGCACGACGTCCGCGAACTCCTGCACGGTCATGGCCGGGGCGAGAAACTGCACCGACTCGGCCCGCAGCTGGCGTTCCGCGAGCCGCGCGAGGAGTGCGCCGACCATCACGCTGCCCGCGCTGTGCCCGACGAGGTGCACGCGCAGCGGCCGGGTGCGGTACGTCTCGCTGCCCGCCGCCTGCGCGAGCAGATCGAGGAGCTGCGTGCCGCCCGCCTCGTCGGTGGCGTCGCCGGCAGCGCGGGCGTTGGCCTTCATCTCCTGCCACAGCCAGCGGATCAGGCGGCCCGCGACGCCCTCGACCATGCGGTCGAAGCCCTCCACGAGTTCCTGCCCCAGCCCGCCGGCCGGAAGCCGCAGGCCCAGGCTGCTGGCCAGCTGCGAATACAGCGTCTCGCCCGGCCCGCTCTGCCACGCCAGCGTGATGGGATACACGCCGCTGTTGAGCCACCAGTTCAGGTGCTCCTGGGCGCCCACCAGCCCGTCGCGCTCGCTGACCAGCCCGCCGTGCGCGTACAGCACCACATGTGCCTCCTGCTGCGTGGCGTGGAAGGCCTGCATGTGCTCCACGACGTCCCGCAGCTGTGCGGGCGTGCTCACGAAGCGGCCGCTGTCGCTCAGGCGCCCGCCCGCGCCGAGGTTCACCACGTACCGCGACAGGCGCTCAAGTTCCGGGCCCGGCACCGCGACCAGCGTGCCGCCCGCCGCCCGCACGTCGTTCTCCCAGCCGCTCACGTACAGCTTCGCGGCGGGCACGCCGGGCCGCGCGACCCACGCGTCGTACGCGCTCTCCAGCCAGTCCTCGTAGGGCAGCACCGCGAAGCCCCGGTCGCCCCACGCGGCTCCCCAGGAGTTCTGCACCACGAAGCCGATCTCGTTGTAGCCGACCAGGGCGTAGGCGTGGCCGCCGAGCGGCGCGTCGCTCACCGCGCGGTCGATCACGTGCAGCGTCCGGGCGCCCCGCTGCATGACCGCCGGCCGCTGCCAGCCCGCGTGGATGGTGCCGGACGCCGCGACCGCATTCAGCTCCGTGATGGCGGACTGCATGTCGTCCAGTCGTCGCGGGTTCACGCGGTAGAACGCGCCCAGCGGCATGGCCGCCGCGTGACGCCGCACGTCGTCCGTGTCGAGGTTCAGGTCCGTCTGCAATTCCGGCCACTCGCGGGTGCTGAGCACGCCGTGGTGAAACCAGCCCTTGAGCGCCCCGCGCAGGGACGACCCGGCGTCGGCGGTGCCCGGGAACTCGTCGTAGCGGCGGGCCAGCGCGTACAGCATGTACGGACTCGCCTGTTCATCCGGGCTGAGCGTGACGCGCTTGCGGCGCGGCGTTCGCCTGGCGGCTGCGCGGGCAGTGTTGATCACGGCGGCCAGCGCGTGCCCGGTGCACGACTGCCCCACCTGTGTGAGCACCAGCGCGTCCAGATCCGGCTCCAGCCGCTCGGGCAGCAGCGGGATCTTGGGCCGGTACGGCAGGTCGCGGGCGTCGAACACGTCCGGCTTGACCTGCAACGTGAAGGCCTGCGCGCCCACCTGGATCTCTCCGTCCTCCACCATCTTCGGCATGCCGGCTCCCTGGCGCACCGGGAACTCTCGGGGCGCGCCCTGTCATGCTGCCCGGCCAGGCATGACCGGCCCGTGATCGGGGACGCTCAGTCGCGGCGGAACTGCTGGTTGAAGAATCGCCACTGCTTGCGCCCGTAGGCGTAGACCGGGTGCGTCCACTTGCCGGCGACCGTGCCCTCGCGCAGCGCGGCCAGCAGCGCGGCGGGCGAGTCCACCGTGCGGAAGGGCGTCTCTACCCACGCCTCGCCGATGTCGCGCAGGGTGTGGGCGTCGCTGCCGGCACACGTGGGCAGCCGGCGCGCCCGCGCCCACTCGTCCGCCGTGTGGTTCCAGCGGTGTTGCGACAGGCGCGAGTTGAAGGTCTCCACGATGTCGATGTGGTCGGCGATCCGCACGGTCGCCTCGGGCCGCAGGCGGTAGCGCTTGAGGGGATCGAAGCCGTGCTGGAGCATCACCAGACCGCCCTGCGCCTTGATCTCGCGCACGGTGTCCTCCGGCGTGAGCCCCGGCGGGATGCGCTCGTGCAAAAAGAGCCCGATGAGTTCGCCCTCGCTGGTCGTGATCTCCTCGCCCGGCACGACGCTCAGGCGGTCCGCGAGACCCATGTCCGCGACGATGGCCTGGAGTTCCGGGCCGCCGCGCTGCTGGTCGTGGTCCGTGACCGCGATCACGCGGGTGTTCGTGCGCAGCATCCACCCGGGGATGTCGCGCAGCGCGGTGCGGCAGTCGTGGCTGACCGCCGTGTGGCAGTGCAGGTCCATGCGCATGACCTGCACGCCCTGGCGCCACACGACGTTGTTCTGCAGACCCCGCATGGTGTGCGGCGGGCGGCCCAGCACCTTGCCCACGAAGTCCTGCGCCTGGTGCACCACCGACACCGGCATGGGCGTGGTGCGGCGCGCGGCCGTCACGTCCGGCGATCGCCGCGGGCCGGAGCGGGTCATGGCGTGTCCGCCGCGGCGGGAGCGGCCACCGGCACCAGCACCTGCACGGCGCCCGGCCAGCACTCCACGCGCACCGTGCCGACCGCGCCCTGCTCGCCTGCCCGCACCTCGCCGTCCACGTGGAAGGCCTGTCCGTGGTACGGAATCTCGATGACGCGCGCGCGGTCGCTGCGCACGCTGGGCAGCGCCTCGAAGTCGTCGCGGGCCAGGGCCGCCAGGTACGTGAGCATGCCGTCGCGGTGGTCGGCGTCGATGCGGATCACGTCCAGCAGGCCGTCCGACGTGTCGGCGTTCGTCGCCAGCCGCAGCCGGGGGCCGGTCGCCCGCGTGTTCAGGATCTCCAGCAGGGCGTAGGGGGTCTCGTCGGGTTCCGGCGTGCCGTCCAGGGTCAGCTGGATCGGCGCCGGGTCGAAGGTCGACAGCGCGCTGCCCAGCGCCTGCACGGCGCGCAGCGGGCTCTTGCCGTCGTCCGGGTTGTACTCCGCGAGCACCTCCGCGAAGGCCCCGCAGCCGCAGGCCTCCAGAAAGACGTCCTCGCCCCACGGCGCGGTCACGCGGCCCAGGTCGAAGGGCTGCACCTGCGCGCCCCGGTACCCGGCGATCACGTCCAGCGGTTCGCCCTGGATGCCCAGCGTGCGCCCGATGTTGTTCGCGGTGCCCATGGGGATGATGCCCAGGATCACGCCCTCCCGCCCCGCGAGGTGCATCGTCGCGGCGCGGATGGTGCCGTCGCCACCCGCCACGAACACCGTGCCCTCCACCTCGCGCAGCGCGTGCACGAGGTCGTCCTCGGAGTCCGTCGCGCGGTACACCGGGCGGTACCCGAGCTGGTGCAGCGCCTCGACGAGGTGGTCCGGGCTGCTGCGCTCGCTGCCGCCGGCCCGGGTGTTGTAGATCAGGGTCGCCTCGGTCGTGGGCAGCGTGTCGCCGCCGGGCACCACGCCGGGTTCGGGGGCGACTCCGGGAGCGGCGTCGTGTAGGGTCATGGCGCCACTGTACGCACTGCCCTCCCGGCCCGCCTTGAGGAAACCGTGAACGGAT
The Deinococcus metalli DNA segment above includes these coding regions:
- a CDS encoding C1 family peptidase, with the translated sequence MPKMVEDGEIQVGAQAFTLQVKPDVFDARDLPYRPKIPLLPERLEPDLDALVLTQVGQSCTGHALAAVINTARAAARRTPRRKRVTLSPDEQASPYMLYALARRYDEFPGTADAGSSLRGALKGWFHHGVLSTREWPELQTDLNLDTDDVRRHAAAMPLGAFYRVNPRRLDDMQSAITELNAVAASGTIHAGWQRPAVMQRGARTLHVIDRAVSDAPLGGHAYALVGYNEIGFVVQNSWGAAWGDRGFAVLPYEDWLESAYDAWVARPGVPAAKLYVSGWENDVRAAGGTLVAVPGPELERLSRYVVNLGAGGRLSDSGRFVSTPAQLRDVVEHMQAFHATQQEAHVVLYAHGGLVSERDGLVGAQEHLNWWLNSGVYPITLAWQSGPGETLYSQLASSLGLRLPAGGLGQELVEGFDRMVEGVAGRLIRWLWQEMKANARAAGDATDEAGGTQLLDLLAQAAGSETYRTRPLRVHLVGHSAGSVMVGALLARLAERQLRAESVQFLAPAMTVQEFADVVLPHLGGPAADVERFALFTLTEQDELDDTCSYAGITPYHKSLLYLVARALETPGTETPLLGMAKYHTRPLLPGGQTLADTFQDLGVVCVSRGSATQADALTDARAHGAFDDDKPTMTSVLLRILNQQAVNGRDYTPNAALNPTVSAAGDPVAAPRPAGGPPVAGAAPAPGLAAPPRVGERPLSPPPPPVPSNPQVDEVAAPSSGRVIVDRMLRNGWTPVKEPGDLPPPPRRRRKAPRGT
- a CDS encoding diacylglycerol/lipid kinase family protein, whose translation is MTLHDAAPGVAPEPGVVPGGDTLPTTEATLIYNTRAGGSERSSPDHLVEALHQLGYRPVYRATDSEDDLVHALREVEGTVFVAGGDGTIRAATMHLAGREGVILGIIPMGTANNIGRTLGIQGEPLDVIAGYRGAQVQPFDLGRVTAPWGEDVFLEACGCGAFAEVLAEYNPDDGKSPLRAVQALGSALSTFDPAPIQLTLDGTPEPDETPYALLEILNTRATGPRLRLATNADTSDGLLDVIRIDADHRDGMLTYLAALARDDFEALPSVRSDRARVIEIPYHGQAFHVDGEVRAGEQGAVGTVRVECWPGAVQVLVPVAAPAAADTP
- a CDS encoding PHP-associated domain-containing protein; translated protein: MRGLQNNVVWRQGVQVMRMDLHCHTAVSHDCRTALRDIPGWMLRTNTRVIAVTDHDQQRGGPELQAIVADMGLADRLSVVPGEEITTSEGELIGLFLHERIPPGLTPEDTVREIKAQGGLVMLQHGFDPLKRYRLRPEATVRIADHIDIVETFNSRLSQHRWNHTADEWARARRLPTCAGSDAHTLRDIGEAWVETPFRTVDSPAALLAALREGTVAGKWTHPVYAYGRKQWRFFNQQFRRD